In uncultured Desulfuromusa sp., a genomic segment contains:
- a CDS encoding DUF2062 domain-containing protein, with protein sequence MWRRWGFFRQFKLNVIQLARLRSEPDAIARGMALGIFIGFTPTFGVQMILAILFAFLLRQNKIAAFVGVWITNPFTAPLIYGLEYEVGRMLLGLPPLGINHFGRDLSWSLGMQVGEPLLLGSLVLGIPVAIIGYSLTARLIPSLRLWKIPRWPRRRE encoded by the coding sequence ATGTGGCGTCGGTGGGGCTTTTTCAGGCAATTTAAATTGAATGTGATTCAGCTTGCCCGACTCCGCTCAGAGCCTGATGCTATAGCGCGTGGTATGGCCCTGGGTATTTTTATCGGATTTACTCCGACCTTCGGCGTCCAGATGATTTTGGCGATTTTGTTTGCTTTCTTGTTACGTCAGAATAAGATCGCAGCTTTTGTTGGCGTTTGGATTACGAACCCTTTCACTGCGCCATTGATTTATGGATTAGAATATGAAGTTGGCCGGATGCTTCTTGGTCTGCCGCCACTTGGTATCAATCACTTTGGTCGTGACTTAAGCTGGTCTCTGGGAATGCAGGTTGGAGAGCCATTGTTGCTTGGAAGTTTAGTTTTGGGGATTCCCGTCGCTATTATTGGTTATTCCCTGACCGCCCGTCTGATTCCAAGCTTGCGTCTTTGGAAGATTCCCCGTTGGCCGCGTAGGCGTGAATAA
- the tsaD gene encoding tRNA (adenosine(37)-N6)-threonylcarbamoyltransferase complex transferase subunit TsaD has protein sequence MLLLALESSCDETAAAVVKDGRWILSNIISSQVDLHAVYGGVVPELASRRHLEVINPLVEEALNKAGVQQQELEGIIVTRGPGLVGALLVGVSFAKAYAYALNIPCLGVHHIEGHIQAIQLESQVEYPFLALAVSGGHTHLYRVDGIGRYQLLGRTVDDAAGEAFDKVAKMLGLGYPGGPVIDRLAAENDDGGITFPRPMLKKNNFDFSFSGMKTAVLNYLYQLEGRPDETTISHIACAFQTAVVDVVTRKTMRAARAEGLSRIVVAGGVACNSGLRKKFAELADSSNMNVFFPSPVLCADNAAMLAVAGDHYLSQGLLSDVDLNAVSSWPLEQVAGL, from the coding sequence ATGTTACTGCTTGCCCTTGAAAGTTCGTGTGATGAGACTGCTGCGGCGGTTGTTAAAGATGGACGCTGGATTCTGTCTAATATTATCTCCTCGCAGGTGGATCTCCACGCTGTCTATGGTGGTGTTGTTCCGGAGCTGGCTTCACGGCGTCACCTTGAAGTGATCAATCCCCTTGTTGAGGAGGCCCTGAACAAAGCTGGTGTCCAACAGCAAGAGTTGGAAGGAATTATTGTCACACGCGGGCCCGGATTAGTTGGTGCTCTTCTGGTTGGAGTATCATTTGCCAAAGCATATGCTTATGCGCTCAATATTCCGTGTCTTGGTGTTCATCATATTGAAGGCCATATCCAGGCGATTCAATTGGAGAGCCAGGTTGAATATCCATTTCTTGCTCTTGCTGTTTCAGGGGGACACACCCATTTATATCGGGTCGATGGTATTGGTCGCTATCAATTGCTTGGTCGGACCGTTGATGATGCTGCCGGTGAAGCCTTCGATAAGGTTGCCAAAATGCTGGGCCTTGGATATCCCGGTGGACCTGTCATCGACAGACTTGCAGCAGAAAATGACGATGGCGGGATTACTTTCCCACGACCGATGTTGAAAAAAAATAATTTTGATTTTAGTTTTTCCGGGATGAAAACAGCGGTTTTAAATTATCTATACCAACTTGAAGGTCGCCCGGATGAAACGACAATCAGTCATATTGCATGCGCCTTCCAAACAGCTGTTGTTGATGTTGTGACGCGGAAAACCATGCGTGCAGCAAGAGCTGAAGGGCTCAGTCGAATTGTCGTTGCTGGTGGTGTTGCCTGCAATTCGGGATTGCGGAAAAAGTTTGCAGAACTGGCGGATTCCAGCAATATGAACGTTTTTTTTCCTTCCCCGGTTCTCTGTGCCGATAATGCCGCTATGCTTGCTGTTGCCGGTGACCATTATTTATCACAGGGGCTTTTGTCGGATGTCGATCTAAATGCCGTTTCCAGCTGGCCGTTAGAACAAGTTGCAGGTCTTTGA
- the rsmA gene encoding 16S rRNA (adenine(1518)-N(6)/adenine(1519)-N(6))-dimethyltransferase RsmA: protein MNYQTKKRFGQHFLHDRTVIDKIIMAAQLDSQTQVVEIGPGLGILTDEMLPRSAHVQVMEIDRDLIERLLARHESRLTVHAGDVLKLPWREFLSHPPYTLVANLPYNISSQIVFRLLEHRDLFQRMVLMFQREVGERLVAAPGGKDYGILSVLTQLWFDMKTVTLVKPGAFNPPPKVDSIVLSFKPLTNPRVAVVDETLFKRVVKGAFTQRRKTLRNSLLASGFDGSDIDYALEQANVNPGCRGETLSLQNFSDLTRFFSQK, encoded by the coding sequence ATGAATTATCAAACTAAAAAACGTTTTGGGCAGCACTTTCTTCATGATCGTACGGTCATTGATAAAATCATAATGGCAGCACAGCTTGACTCGCAGACCCAGGTTGTCGAAATTGGTCCCGGTCTCGGAATCCTGACGGATGAGATGTTGCCTCGGTCAGCCCATGTCCAGGTGATGGAGATTGATCGTGACTTGATTGAGCGGCTTCTTGCACGTCATGAGTCCAGGTTAACAGTTCATGCCGGAGATGTTCTCAAGCTTCCCTGGCGTGAATTTCTCAGCCATCCACCATATACCCTGGTTGCAAACCTTCCTTATAATATTTCCAGTCAGATTGTTTTTCGCCTTCTTGAACATCGTGATCTGTTTCAAAGAATGGTCCTGATGTTTCAACGGGAAGTCGGAGAACGTCTGGTGGCTGCACCCGGCGGTAAAGATTATGGGATTCTATCAGTTCTCACTCAACTCTGGTTTGACATGAAAACGGTCACATTAGTGAAACCAGGAGCTTTTAACCCCCCTCCGAAAGTTGATTCTATTGTTCTCAGCTTCAAACCGCTGACGAATCCACGGGTGGCCGTTGTTGATGAAACTCTTTTTAAAAGAGTTGTCAAGGGGGCTTTCACCCAGCGGCGCAAAACCTTACGTAACAGTCTTCTGGCAAGTGGGTTTGATGGATCGGATATCGATTACGCCCTTGAGCAGGCAAACGTGAATCCGGGTTGTCGGGGAGAAACATTGTCTTTGCAAAACTTTTCTGATCTCACCCGTTTTTTTTCTCAAAAATAA
- a CDS encoding vitamin B12-dependent ribonucleotide reductase translates to MSKGKTSTAPKLSKNARTVLAKRYLKRDSAGQPTETPEDMFRRVAKTINAAEPGKEKNKSDFEEQYYQAISNLDFLPNSPTLMNAGRELGQLSACFVLPVGDTMESIFEAIKNTALIHKSGGGTGFSFSRIRPANDEVRSTSGVSSGPISFMRVFDAATETIKQGGTRRGANMGILRVDHPDIMDFIMAKRDLTILTNFNISVGVTEAFMDAVEKNRDYDIINPRNGKIVKQLNATKVFNQIIDMAWANGEPGIVFLDRLNRDNPTPHVGEYESTNPCGEQPLLPYESCNLGSINLANMVADGDIVWDKLEQTVKLATRFLDNVIEANKYPLPEIDEMTKANRKIGLGVMGWADMLILLNIPYNSQDGIALGEKVMRFINEKAHQESKLLAKERGPFPNITGSLYETDPIRNSTCTTIAPTGTISIIANCSSGVEPLFAVSYIRQVLDNNKLIEVHPLFEKIAKERGFYSEELMQEIAEKGTVQDIEAVPADVRKVFVTSHDITPSDHVLMQAAFQRHTDNAVSKTVNFCREATREDVATVYRLAYKEGCKGVTIYRDGSRDMQVLSVAGKDETDKNTDATIPMESKKSSRKRERPRALTGSTYQMETGCGPLYITINEDQNGLFELFTTMGKAGGCAASQCEAIGRLVSLSWRSGGQARQTVKQLIGITCHKPAGFGENRITSCADAVAKAIQLHMINEDESPTQFTNNGGACPDCGGPVEHEGGCCVCHACGFSECA, encoded by the coding sequence ATGTCCAAGGGCAAAACCTCTACCGCACCAAAACTCTCCAAAAATGCACGTACCGTCCTCGCAAAACGTTACTTGAAACGCGATAGCGCAGGACAACCAACTGAAACCCCCGAAGACATGTTTCGCCGAGTTGCTAAAACAATCAATGCTGCAGAGCCCGGAAAAGAGAAAAACAAGTCCGATTTTGAAGAACAATATTACCAGGCCATTTCAAACCTTGATTTCTTGCCAAACTCCCCAACGTTAATGAACGCAGGCCGCGAATTAGGGCAACTGTCAGCCTGTTTTGTCCTCCCGGTTGGTGACACGATGGAAAGTATCTTTGAGGCCATCAAAAACACCGCCCTGATCCATAAAAGTGGCGGGGGAACAGGGTTCTCCTTCTCTCGCATCCGCCCTGCCAATGATGAAGTTCGCTCAACCAGTGGTGTGTCATCCGGCCCTATTTCTTTTATGCGGGTTTTTGATGCAGCCACGGAAACCATCAAACAAGGTGGGACCCGCCGGGGAGCCAACATGGGAATCCTCCGTGTTGATCATCCCGACATTATGGACTTCATCATGGCCAAACGGGATCTGACAATTCTCACTAATTTTAATATCTCTGTTGGTGTTACAGAAGCGTTTATGGACGCTGTTGAGAAGAACCGTGATTACGATATCATCAATCCACGTAACGGCAAGATTGTTAAACAACTGAATGCGACCAAAGTTTTTAATCAGATCATCGATATGGCCTGGGCTAACGGAGAGCCCGGCATTGTCTTCCTTGACCGACTGAACCGTGACAATCCGACTCCGCATGTCGGCGAATATGAAAGCACCAACCCTTGTGGTGAACAACCACTTCTGCCGTATGAATCCTGCAATCTCGGCTCCATCAATTTAGCAAATATGGTCGCTGATGGGGATATTGTCTGGGATAAACTTGAACAAACGGTGAAACTCGCCACCCGTTTTCTGGATAATGTCATCGAAGCCAATAAGTACCCTCTTCCCGAGATTGATGAAATGACCAAAGCAAACCGAAAAATCGGTCTAGGAGTCATGGGGTGGGCAGACATGCTGATCCTTCTTAATATCCCATACAATAGTCAGGATGGTATTGCCCTCGGCGAAAAAGTCATGCGCTTTATCAATGAAAAAGCCCATCAAGAATCAAAATTACTGGCGAAAGAACGAGGTCCCTTTCCAAATATCACAGGGAGTCTCTACGAAACAGATCCAATCCGCAATTCGACGTGCACGACAATTGCCCCGACAGGCACAATCTCCATCATTGCCAACTGCTCCAGTGGAGTGGAACCGCTGTTTGCAGTTTCGTATATTCGCCAGGTCCTTGATAACAATAAATTGATTGAAGTCCATCCCCTGTTTGAAAAAATTGCCAAAGAACGGGGCTTTTACTCTGAAGAGTTGATGCAGGAAATTGCTGAAAAAGGGACGGTTCAGGATATTGAAGCCGTACCGGCAGATGTGCGCAAAGTTTTTGTCACCTCACATGACATTACCCCCAGTGACCATGTATTGATGCAAGCAGCATTTCAGCGCCATACCGACAATGCCGTTTCCAAAACCGTTAACTTCTGTCGCGAAGCAACGCGTGAAGACGTCGCCACTGTTTACCGACTGGCTTACAAAGAAGGATGCAAAGGAGTCACTATTTACCGTGATGGCTCACGAGACATGCAAGTCCTCTCTGTCGCCGGAAAAGATGAAACAGACAAAAATACAGATGCAACCATTCCGATGGAGAGCAAAAAGTCCTCACGTAAGCGGGAGCGACCACGGGCGTTGACAGGCTCGACCTACCAGATGGAGACGGGTTGCGGGCCGCTTTATATTACGATAAATGAAGATCAAAACGGATTATTTGAGCTCTTTACGACCATGGGAAAAGCAGGCGGTTGTGCCGCTTCTCAATGTGAAGCCATTGGCCGACTTGTGTCTCTCTCCTGGCGCAGCGGTGGACAAGCCCGGCAAACCGTCAAACAACTGATCGGCATTACTTGCCACAAACCTGCAGGCTTTGGCGAAAACAGGATCACATCTTGTGCCGATGCGGTTGCCAAAGCGATTCAGCTCCATATGATAAATGAAGATGAGAGCCCGACCCAATTCACGAACAACGGAGGTGCCTGCCCTGATTGCGGAGGCCCCGTTGAACATGAGGGCGGTTGTTGCGTTTGTCATGCCTGCGGATTTTCTGAATGTGCCTGA
- a CDS encoding PhoH family protein, whose product MKNYILDTNVLLHDPQAIFKFSDNTVILPLTVIEEIDRFKKDQSETGRNARQISRMIDNFRAQAKLTEGVPLENGGILKVAIYKQEFLQKLPPELRNDQGDNRILAVAQDLQDNLPQGTVFFVTKDINLRIKADTIGLWAEDYQSDKVPIEDLYTGSSELFVSQEQVDQFYEDGSLPVEGEFFSNQGLTLIDETNPSHSAIGRYDAIKKEVVSLIKVPKEGIWGIYPRNREQQFAFDLLLNEDIQLVSLVGKAGTGKTLLAIAAGLVKTADENSYTRLLVSRPVYPMGRDLGFLPGDVEDKLAPWMQPIFDNVELLLSSYDEGGNRKRGYRELIDMGLMEIEPLTYIRGRSIPKQYMIVDEAQNLTPHEIKTIITRAGEGTKIVLTGDPYQIDNPYVDSASNGLSFSVERLKGQDVTGHMTLSKGERSLLAELAANLL is encoded by the coding sequence ATGAAAAATTATATACTCGATACAAATGTCTTATTGCACGATCCGCAGGCAATATTTAAATTTTCAGATAATACTGTTATTTTACCTCTGACAGTTATTGAGGAAATTGATCGATTTAAAAAAGATCAGAGTGAAACGGGGAGGAATGCTCGTCAGATATCCCGGATGATCGATAATTTTCGTGCCCAGGCCAAATTGACTGAAGGGGTGCCTCTGGAGAATGGTGGTATTCTGAAGGTTGCTATTTACAAGCAGGAATTTTTGCAGAAATTGCCGCCGGAATTACGTAATGACCAGGGTGATAACCGAATTCTGGCGGTTGCTCAAGATTTGCAGGATAATTTACCACAGGGAACGGTTTTCTTTGTCACCAAAGACATCAACCTGAGAATAAAAGCCGATACAATTGGATTATGGGCCGAAGATTATCAGAGTGACAAAGTCCCCATTGAAGATCTTTATACCGGATCCAGTGAGCTATTTGTTTCTCAGGAGCAGGTCGATCAATTTTATGAGGACGGATCTTTGCCTGTTGAGGGAGAGTTTTTCTCTAATCAGGGCCTGACTCTTATCGATGAAACAAATCCATCACATTCAGCTATCGGACGCTATGATGCGATTAAGAAGGAAGTTGTCAGTTTGATTAAGGTTCCTAAAGAAGGAATCTGGGGAATATATCCGCGTAATCGTGAACAGCAGTTTGCTTTTGATCTCCTCCTCAATGAAGACATTCAGCTGGTTTCTCTGGTTGGCAAAGCCGGCACCGGAAAAACTCTGCTTGCCATTGCTGCGGGTCTGGTGAAGACAGCTGATGAAAACTCATATACCCGGCTCCTTGTTTCGCGCCCTGTTTATCCCATGGGGCGGGATCTTGGTTTTTTACCCGGAGACGTGGAAGATAAGTTGGCCCCCTGGATGCAGCCTATTTTTGATAATGTCGAACTGTTGTTGTCATCCTATGATGAGGGCGGTAATCGGAAGCGTGGTTACCGGGAGCTCATTGATATGGGGCTGATGGAGATAGAACCTTTGACCTATATTCGCGGGCGCTCAATTCCAAAACAATATATGATTGTAGATGAAGCGCAGAATCTCACTCCCCATGAAATTAAAACCATAATTACCCGGGCCGGTGAGGGGACAAAGATTGTTTTGACTGGCGATCCCTACCAGATTGATAATCCCTATGTCGATTCAGCCAGCAATGGCTTATCATTTTCTGTGGAACGTCTCAAGGGGCAGGATGTTACCGGCCATATGACCTTGAGTAAAGGGGAGCGGTCGCTTCTGGCTGAATTGGCTGCGAACCTCCTTTAA
- a CDS encoding YkgJ family cysteine cluster protein — protein sequence MNSEQWEALCKRCGACCFEKKIDRQGNVLTTSIPCRFLDIHDRTCRIYQHRLEVEEDCIKLTAENIAGISWLPEDCAYRLFSKDT from the coding sequence ATGAATTCTGAACAATGGGAAGCTCTCTGCAAACGTTGCGGAGCCTGTTGCTTTGAGAAAAAAATCGACCGGCAGGGGAATGTGCTGACAACCTCTATCCCCTGCCGGTTTCTGGATATTCATGATCGTACTTGCCGGATCTATCAACACCGTCTTGAGGTTGAGGAGGATTGTATCAAACTGACAGCGGAGAACATTGCGGGTATCAGTTGGCTCCCTGAAGACTGTGCTTATCGGCTTTTCAGTAAAGACACCTAG
- a CDS encoding MFS transporter, which produces MRNQQQKARWGWCLYDWANSAFATVILAAVLPVYFVSLVPDGGTTLPFMPHHKFSATSIWGYSVSVSMLILALAAPALGALADRNAWHKRLLMFFWLCGCTATALLATTGPGDYLLAAGFFILGNLAFAGANIFYNAYLPFLAPIEQADRLSARGFAYGYVGGGLLLALDFLLILKFESFGFADRGAATRFGFLLTACWWFLFAIPTFIYLPKTDKRSSARYRFSLTGYFNQFRQLLDYRDLCIFLIAFLCYNDGIQTVISVSAIYAREELQLGQGTIIGCFLMIQFMAMPGALFFARIGEKIGTSRAILLSLIIFLLVCFFAYRMTSAYEFWILGAVIALILGGSQALSRSLFASMVPKQKSAEFFGFFAISSRFAAIFGPLLFALVADLSGSSRNSILALGLFFVVGGTLLLLVNVKRGQDKAIDL; this is translated from the coding sequence TTGCGCAATCAACAACAAAAAGCCCGCTGGGGGTGGTGTCTTTATGACTGGGCAAATTCAGCCTTTGCCACTGTCATTCTTGCTGCAGTTCTTCCGGTCTATTTTGTTTCCCTGGTTCCGGACGGTGGGACAACCCTCCCTTTCATGCCCCATCATAAGTTTTCAGCGACCAGCATCTGGGGTTACAGCGTCTCAGTGTCGATGCTTATACTAGCCCTTGCCGCACCGGCGTTGGGGGCTTTGGCGGATCGAAACGCCTGGCACAAACGGCTGCTGATGTTTTTCTGGTTATGCGGCTGCACAGCAACTGCTTTACTTGCCACCACAGGTCCAGGTGATTATTTATTGGCAGCCGGCTTTTTCATCCTCGGCAATCTCGCTTTTGCCGGGGCAAATATTTTCTATAATGCTTATCTCCCTTTTCTTGCTCCAATTGAACAAGCCGACCGACTTTCAGCACGTGGCTTCGCCTATGGTTATGTGGGTGGCGGACTCCTATTGGCACTGGACTTTCTGCTCATCCTCAAATTCGAATCCTTCGGTTTTGCGGATCGAGGAGCTGCAACCCGGTTTGGCTTTCTTCTCACGGCTTGCTGGTGGTTCCTCTTTGCAATACCGACCTTTATCTACCTCCCAAAAACGGATAAACGTTCGTCGGCAAGATACCGCTTCAGCCTGACCGGCTACTTTAATCAGTTTCGACAACTTCTTGACTATCGTGACCTCTGTATTTTCCTGATCGCCTTTCTCTGTTACAACGACGGAATCCAGACGGTCATCAGTGTTTCTGCAATCTATGCCCGCGAAGAGCTGCAACTGGGACAAGGAACCATTATCGGCTGTTTTCTGATGATTCAATTTATGGCAATGCCGGGGGCTTTGTTCTTTGCCCGTATCGGCGAAAAGATCGGCACTTCCCGCGCTATTCTTTTAAGTTTAATCATCTTTCTCCTGGTCTGTTTTTTTGCATATCGAATGACAAGTGCCTATGAGTTCTGGATCCTCGGAGCCGTTATAGCCCTTATTCTGGGAGGAAGTCAGGCCTTAAGCCGATCACTCTTTGCCAGCATGGTACCGAAACAGAAAAGTGCCGAATTTTTTGGTTTTTTTGCCATCAGTTCCCGATTCGCCGCTATTTTCGGACCGCTCCTCTTCGCTCTGGTTGCAGACCTGAGCGGCAGTTCACGCAATTCAATTCTGGCTCTCGGTCTTTTCTTTGTCGTTGGCGGAACACTTCTCCTGCTGGTCAATGTCAAACGTGGGCAGGACAAGGCTATCGATCTCTAA
- a CDS encoding aminotransferase class V-fold PLP-dependent enzyme: protein MSQMKPIYLDNAATSHPKPESVYDAVIDALRSGGSPGRGHYRQTMAAERQVFETREALSELFNAGGSDRFVFGPNGTAAINLALFGLLKPGDRVVTTTVEHNAVSRPLRALQDRGVVVEKVAADPQSGIVSESDLQQACLREPTRLLVVNHCSNVIGSIQPITNMGRWCHDHDILFMLDGAQSAGMLPIDFQALNVDLFAAPGHKGLLGPQGTGFLYVKEGIELTPLIYGGTGANSHSDLQPQFLPERFESGTHNLPGLAGLRAGLTFLIKTGIPAIRAREVELTDRILTGLAGIEGVKLYGPEDVMMRGGAISFNVANQDPAEVGYALDQQRRISVRVGLHCAPDAHRSINTYPTGTVRVSPGYFTTDAEIESFLQVIQELSGKS, encoded by the coding sequence ATGTCACAAATGAAACCAATATATCTGGACAATGCGGCAACTAGCCACCCGAAACCAGAATCAGTTTATGATGCCGTCATAGATGCTTTACGCTCCGGCGGGAGTCCAGGTCGTGGTCATTACCGACAGACCATGGCAGCGGAACGCCAGGTTTTTGAAACGCGGGAAGCTCTGTCCGAACTCTTTAACGCCGGAGGATCAGACCGGTTTGTGTTTGGGCCTAACGGTACGGCTGCTATCAATCTGGCTTTGTTTGGACTATTGAAACCCGGTGATCGAGTTGTGACCACGACTGTTGAACACAATGCCGTCAGCCGACCTCTACGTGCATTGCAGGACAGGGGGGTTGTGGTTGAGAAAGTGGCTGCCGACCCACAGTCAGGGATCGTCTCTGAATCAGACCTGCAACAGGCATGTTTGCGCGAACCAACACGACTATTGGTGGTTAATCATTGTTCCAATGTCATCGGCTCTATTCAACCAATAACAAACATGGGACGCTGGTGTCATGATCATGATATTCTATTCATGCTTGATGGAGCACAAAGTGCGGGGATGCTGCCCATTGATTTCCAGGCTCTGAATGTTGATCTTTTTGCTGCTCCAGGGCATAAAGGCTTGCTGGGCCCGCAGGGAACAGGGTTTTTGTATGTCAAGGAAGGCATCGAATTAACACCTCTCATCTATGGTGGAACCGGAGCTAATTCTCACTCTGATTTACAACCGCAGTTTTTACCTGAACGATTTGAATCCGGGACTCATAATCTTCCCGGGCTGGCCGGTTTGCGTGCCGGATTAACCTTTTTAATAAAAACAGGGATCCCGGCAATCCGTGCTCGGGAAGTTGAGTTGACGGATAGGATTCTTACCGGCCTGGCAGGAATCGAAGGTGTCAAGCTTTATGGACCTGAAGATGTTATGATGAGGGGCGGCGCTATTTCCTTTAACGTTGCGAATCAGGACCCTGCCGAGGTTGGTTATGCCCTGGATCAGCAGAGGCGGATTTCCGTCCGGGTAGGCTTGCATTGTGCGCCTGATGCACATCGGTCGATAAACACTTATCCCACCGGGACCGTTCGTGTCAGCCCCGGATATTTTACGACAGATGCAGAAATTGAGAGTTTTCTGCAGGTTATTCAGGAACTAAGTGGCAAAAGCTAA